From one Streptomyces sp. 846.5 genomic stretch:
- a CDS encoding M20/M25/M40 family metallo-hydrolase encodes MSETNATRVTGESEVADLCRELIRIDTSNYGDGSGPGERAAAEYVAEKLAEVGLEPQIFESAKGRASTVARIAGEDPSRPALLIHGHTDVVPANADDWTHHPFAGEITDGCVWGRGAVDMKDMDAMTLAVVRDRLRSGRKPPRDIVLAFLADEEAGGVFGAHHLVDKHPDLFEGVTEAIGEVGGFSFTVNENLRLYLVETAEKGMHWMRLTVDGTAGHGSMTNNDNAITELCEAVARLGRHKFPVRVTKSVRHFLDELSDALGVELDPEDMDSTLERLGGIAKLIGATLRNTAQPTMLGAGYKVNVIPGQATAHVDGRYLPGFKDEFHEELDRVLGPRIRRETVHEDKAVETDFDGPLVAAMQSALSAEDPIARAVPYTLSGGTDAKSFSELGIRCFGFAPLRLPPELDFAGMFHGVDERVPVDGLTFGVRVLDRFIDAC; translated from the coding sequence GTGAGCGAGACCAATGCGACGCGGGTGACCGGGGAGAGCGAGGTGGCCGACCTCTGCCGGGAGCTGATCCGGATCGACACCAGCAACTACGGCGACGGCTCGGGGCCGGGGGAGCGGGCGGCGGCCGAGTACGTGGCGGAGAAGCTCGCCGAGGTGGGGCTGGAGCCGCAGATCTTCGAATCCGCCAAGGGCAGGGCCAGCACGGTGGCCCGGATCGCGGGCGAGGACCCCTCGCGACCTGCGCTGCTGATCCACGGGCACACCGACGTGGTGCCCGCCAACGCGGACGACTGGACCCACCACCCCTTCGCCGGGGAGATCACGGACGGCTGCGTCTGGGGCCGCGGCGCCGTCGACATGAAGGACATGGACGCGATGACCCTCGCGGTCGTTCGCGACCGGCTGCGCAGCGGGCGCAAGCCCCCGCGCGACATCGTGCTGGCCTTCCTGGCCGACGAGGAGGCCGGCGGCGTCTTCGGCGCGCACCACCTGGTCGACAAGCACCCCGATCTCTTCGAGGGCGTCACCGAGGCCATCGGCGAGGTCGGCGGCTTCTCCTTCACCGTGAACGAGAACCTCCGCCTCTACCTGGTGGAGACCGCGGAGAAGGGGATGCACTGGATGCGCCTCACCGTGGACGGCACCGCGGGCCACGGCTCGATGACCAACAACGACAACGCGATCACCGAGCTGTGCGAGGCCGTCGCCAGGCTCGGACGGCACAAGTTCCCGGTCCGGGTCACCAAGAGCGTGCGGCACTTCCTGGACGAGCTCTCCGACGCACTCGGGGTGGAGCTCGACCCCGAGGACATGGACTCCACGCTGGAGCGCCTCGGCGGCATCGCCAAGCTCATCGGCGCGACCCTGCGCAACACCGCCCAGCCGACCATGCTGGGCGCCGGCTACAAGGTGAACGTCATCCCGGGCCAGGCCACGGCGCATGTCGACGGCCGCTACCTGCCGGGCTTCAAGGACGAGTTCCACGAGGAGCTGGACCGCGTCCTCGGCCCGCGGATCCGCCGCGAGACCGTGCACGAGGACAAGGCGGTGGAGACCGACTTCGACGGACCGCTGGTCGCGGCGATGCAGTCGGCGCTCAGCGCGGAGGACCCGATCGCCCGCGCCGTCCCCTACACGCTCTCGGGCGGCACGGACGCGAAGTCCTTCAGCGAGCTGGGGATCCGCTGCTTCGGCTTCGCCCCGCTGCGGCTGCCGCCGGAGCTGGACTTCGCCGGGATGTTCCACGGGGTGGACGAGCGGGTGCCGGTGGACGGGCTGACGTTCGGGGTCCGGGTGCTGGACCGATTCATCGACGCCTGCTGA
- a CDS encoding chaplin — translation MQIKKIAAVVAATGGLVLAGAGAASAHGGASAEGAAWGSPGVLSGNVIQVPVHVPVNVCGNTISVIGLLNPAFGNNCENN, via the coding sequence ATGCAGATCAAGAAGATCGCTGCGGTTGTTGCTGCCACGGGTGGCCTGGTTCTCGCCGGCGCGGGTGCCGCGTCCGCCCACGGAGGGGCCTCCGCCGAGGGCGCTGCCTGGGGCTCTCCGGGCGTGCTCTCGGGCAACGTCATCCAGGTTCCGGTCCACGTCCCCGTGAACGTCTGCGGCAACACCATCAGCGTCATCGGGCTGCTGAACCCGGCCTTCGGGAACAACTGCGAGAACAACTGA